One Tolypothrix bouteillei VB521301 DNA window includes the following coding sequences:
- a CDS encoding C2 family cysteine protease — translation MQNNFTSHSLNTSLSINITATPQTFAGSLGRRNSDDCYSFSLSGRSSLSLSLDGLSADADLQLLDSNGSIIAGSHNRHNTVESLGITVGAGTYYIEVSRIGIANTPYNLKAFTNEAPQSLQFNTYKSSYEAGESVNLSNTRVFDANGANDIVRVDFWLQKDGSNWQDISDAVQFNVDSADSRYGSFTYSLNSLSSGNYQLQAKAYDKLGASTQTTQTIFKVGAALDWFDQNIQDEVIRSAARSRFSDGWLDRNELISILRESKDGNVVDATELADLRTLISNTSYIKTSEDVRVLSNKVVNNDTANQKYQGSSLGNLVAGSSSVQLENLINKWFYGSDRPQTSYTYQYASGSLFQNGINYGDIKQGSMNDCYFLAGLASTASRTPNTIENMFIDNGDNTFTVRFWRNGVADYVTVDRYLPTDASGAFVYASKGSHYSNTGNELWVTFAEKAYAQLNESGWIFQDNTNTYEGIGKGGYMSDAFAQITGKKSALGKAIDCNSIVNAFNSGQLIGLGSKTTGVAGHIVAGHAYSVIGYNSSTQKFTLFNPWGINTSSSKPGVIEVSWSEVQSNFSYWDTTV, via the coding sequence ATGCAAAACAATTTTACCAGTCATAGCCTCAACACATCTTTAAGTATAAACATTACTGCAACCCCCCAAACTTTTGCAGGCTCATTAGGTCGTCGCAATTCAGATGATTGCTATAGTTTCAGCCTTAGTGGTAGAAGTAGCCTGAGTTTAAGTCTTGATGGTCTTTCAGCAGATGCAGATTTACAGTTGCTTGATAGCAATGGTTCAATTATTGCAGGCTCGCACAACCGTCACAATACGGTTGAATCTTTAGGTATTACTGTAGGTGCAGGTACTTATTACATTGAAGTTTCTCGTATTGGTATTGCAAATACCCCTTATAACTTAAAAGCTTTTACCAACGAGGCTCCACAATCCCTCCAATTCAACACTTATAAAAGCTCTTATGAAGCTGGTGAATCCGTCAATCTCAGCAATACTAGGGTTTTTGATGCTAACGGTGCAAATGACATAGTACGAGTTGACTTTTGGCTGCAAAAAGATGGCAGCAATTGGCAAGACATTAGTGATGCAGTACAGTTTAACGTTGATAGTGCTGACAGCCGTTACGGCAGCTTTACGTATTCTCTAAATAGCCTATCTAGCGGTAATTATCAATTACAGGCAAAAGCTTATGACAAATTGGGTGCTAGCACCCAAACTACACAAACAATTTTTAAAGTTGGCGCAGCATTAGATTGGTTCGATCAAAATATTCAAGATGAAGTCATACGTTCCGCAGCAAGGTCACGTTTTAGCGACGGTTGGTTAGATCGCAACGAGCTGATCTCTATTCTTCGCGAGTCAAAAGATGGGAATGTCGTTGATGCAACCGAACTAGCCGATCTTCGTACATTAATAAGCAACACGTCTTATATAAAAACATCTGAAGACGTTAGAGTCCTATCTAACAAAGTTGTTAACAATGATACAGCCAATCAAAAGTATCAAGGAAGCTCTTTAGGCAATTTGGTTGCAGGTAGTAGTAGCGTTCAACTAGAAAACTTAATTAACAAGTGGTTTTATGGAAGCGATCGCCCGCAAACCTCTTACACCTATCAGTATGCAAGTGGTTCTTTGTTCCAAAATGGCATTAACTACGGGGATATCAAACAAGGCAGTATGAATGACTGCTATTTCTTAGCAGGGCTAGCATCAACAGCCTCTCGCACCCCCAATACAATAGAGAATATGTTCATTGACAATGGTGACAATACCTTTACGGTACGCTTTTGGCGAAATGGAGTTGCAGATTACGTCACGGTAGACCGATATTTACCAACTGACGCCTCTGGAGCTTTTGTTTATGCAAGTAAAGGCAGTCACTACAGCAACACTGGTAATGAGTTATGGGTTACTTTTGCTGAAAAAGCTTATGCTCAACTGAACGAATCGGGATGGATTTTTCAAGACAATACCAATACTTACGAAGGTATTGGTAAAGGAGGGTATATGAGTGACGCCTTTGCACAAATTACTGGCAAAAAATCTGCATTGGGTAAAGCAATTGATTGTAACTCAATCGTCAATGCTTTCAATTCCGGACAACTTATTGGATTGGGTTCAAAAACCACTGGAGTCGCAGGACATATCGTCGCCGGTCACGCTTATTCAGTTATAGGTTATAATTCTTCTACCCAAAAATTTACCCTTTTTAATCCTTGGGGTATAAACACAAGCTCTTCCAAACCTGGTGTTATTGAAGTGAGTTGGAGTGAAGTTCAGTCAAACTTCAGTTACTGGGATACAACTGTGTGA
- a CDS encoding S8 family peptidase, translating into MAQDLTTNSLSSDKGLTIASTSSVNCFDSSNNYDLSLNSSSFNSNVETETDFVTTESTSTSNQYSSTSGYGSINAAAAVSQAVGQDTFADVADLGGNNWGADFVKAPEAWAQGYTGQGVVVAVLDTGVDRNHNDLQKNIWTNSKEIADNGIDDDSNGYIDDVYGWNFDGDNKDTLDGNGHGTHVSGTIAGENNGVGVTGIAYDSKIMPVKVLNDSGAGSYTAIANGIYYAVNNGANVINLSLGGSSDNFILQLALNYASSQGVIVVMAAGNESDSQPAYPARYAENYGIAVGAVDKDNNMAYFSNKAGSDPITYVTAPGVDIYSTVPNNGYASYSGTSMATPHVTGVVALMLSANKNLTDAQVRQILSETSGNSTQAATLNLDSNFVTDSNQESSSFSIKQYQDGFSQTGEQASLSIPEIGSWTSEIPTLSNRLNSAKDLQEPVFNLQYKMKNNEIYGNSVLRSKVFGDDNTFDTTSYSLSNNDKDKKDKDDNTVDIEKILEELKKAIDKYF; encoded by the coding sequence ATGGCCCAAGATCTTACAACTAACAGTTTATCTTCTGATAAAGGGCTAACTATTGCTTCTACCTCCTCAGTTAATTGCTTTGATTCTAGCAATAACTATGACTTAAGCCTTAACAGTAGTAGTTTTAATTCAAACGTAGAAACAGAGACAGACTTTGTAACAACTGAGAGCACCTCCACCAGCAACCAGTATAGCTCTACTTCCGGTTATGGTTCGATTAATGCAGCAGCAGCAGTATCTCAAGCAGTCGGTCAAGATACTTTTGCTGATGTTGCTGACCTTGGAGGTAACAATTGGGGAGCCGATTTTGTCAAAGCTCCAGAAGCTTGGGCACAAGGATATACAGGTCAAGGTGTTGTTGTTGCTGTTTTAGATACTGGAGTCGATCGCAACCACAACGACTTACAAAAAAATATCTGGACGAATAGCAAAGAAATTGCCGACAATGGCATAGATGATGACAGCAATGGTTACATAGATGACGTTTACGGGTGGAACTTTGACGGAGATAACAAAGATACTTTAGATGGTAACGGTCATGGCACTCATGTATCTGGCACCATTGCAGGCGAAAACAATGGTGTCGGCGTCACGGGTATTGCTTATGATTCCAAAATTATGCCAGTGAAAGTCTTAAATGACTCTGGTGCAGGTTCCTATACTGCGATCGCCAATGGAATTTACTATGCTGTAAACAATGGTGCTAACGTCATTAATCTCAGTTTGGGTGGGAGTTCTGACAACTTTATTCTACAGTTAGCCCTTAACTATGCCAGCAGCCAGGGCGTTATTGTTGTTATGGCAGCAGGTAATGAAAGCGATTCGCAACCTGCATATCCCGCCCGTTATGCGGAAAACTACGGAATTGCTGTTGGAGCAGTCGATAAGGATAACAACATGGCATACTTCTCCAATAAAGCAGGAAGCGACCCCATCACTTACGTCACTGCTCCTGGTGTTGATATTTACTCCACGGTTCCAAACAATGGCTATGCTTCTTACAGTGGAACATCTATGGCAACTCCTCACGTTACTGGTGTTGTTGCCCTGATGCTCAGCGCTAACAAAAACTTAACAGATGCTCAAGTCCGTCAAATTCTCTCAGAAACCTCAGGTAACAGTACGCAAGCAGCAACCTTAAATTTGGATTCTAACTTTGTCACAGACAGCAACCAGGAATCCTCTAGCTTCTCTATCAAGCAGTATCAAGATGGTTTTAGCCAGACAGGAGAACAAGCTTCCTTATCTATTCCAGAAATTGGTAGCTGGACAAGTGAAATTCCTACATTATCAAATCGGTTGAATAGCGCTAAGGATTTGCAAGAACCTGTTTTCAATCTCCAATATAAAATGAAGAACAATGAAATATATGGAAATTCTGTTCTTCGTTCAAAAGTCTTTGGTGATGACAACACTTTTGATACCACTAGCTATAGTCTTAGCAATAATGATAAGGATAAAAAAGATAAGGATGACAATACAGTTGATATTGAGAAAATTTTGGAAGAACTCAAAAAAGCGATCGATAAATATTTTTAA
- a CDS encoding HlyD family efflux transporter periplasmic adaptor subunit: MKYSLVASAAQARKTKQRFAKPDEQLSYELGKAVQELPPLYTRLLAGTISAVVFGAIAWAYCSQIDEVATAPGELIASSQVRPVTALGNGSIVTVNVKEGERVFKDQILVQRDPDYQQVDVARLSQSTKLIQQDLRRLDAERTGSKTAGTQLQDELLNSRLRDFQASQAAAEAEAKRQLARMDQAKVRLTRLQENLVNARTSFANAKTNLANAQNLRAKVESSLTIAQQREQSLKTLVTPGAIPRVDYLDAQERLNRANAEITRASDEITNAQNRVIEAQDKVKSLEKDIDAQAQEIRQAEQAYQGARTQAEKLASERQSEILTQINKRQEELTTVQGQLEQAKKQKDMETIKAPVSGTVYRVKATKGPVQAGEELLSILPEGEELLLEVKVLNRDIGFIREGMKAKVKMATFPFQEFGTIDGEVVQVSPNAIVDKELGLVFPTRIKLSKHVVLVRGQEVAFTPGMTASGEIVTRKKSVLTFIMEPITRRFSEAFSVR; this comes from the coding sequence ATGAAATATTCCCTAGTAGCAAGTGCAGCACAAGCACGTAAAACAAAACAGCGTTTCGCTAAACCAGACGAGCAACTTTCTTACGAACTAGGTAAAGCAGTTCAGGAATTGCCACCTTTATATACTAGATTGTTAGCAGGAACGATTAGCGCAGTTGTCTTTGGAGCGATCGCATGGGCGTACTGTTCCCAAATTGATGAAGTAGCGACAGCACCGGGCGAGTTAATTGCGTCTTCACAGGTTCGTCCGGTAACTGCTTTGGGCAATGGATCGATTGTTACAGTTAATGTAAAGGAAGGCGAGCGTGTTTTCAAAGACCAAATCTTAGTTCAACGCGATCCCGATTATCAACAAGTTGATGTTGCTCGTCTATCACAATCTACCAAGCTGATTCAGCAGGACTTGCGGCGTCTAGATGCAGAACGGACGGGGTCTAAAACGGCGGGAACGCAACTTCAAGATGAACTGTTAAATTCGCGGTTGCGAGATTTTCAAGCCAGTCAAGCAGCGGCTGAAGCTGAAGCAAAGCGTCAGTTAGCTCGAATGGATCAAGCTAAGGTAAGATTGACACGATTGCAAGAAAATTTGGTGAACGCAAGAACTAGCTTTGCCAATGCTAAAACAAACCTTGCTAACGCTCAAAATCTCCGTGCTAAGGTAGAAAGCAGTTTGACTATTGCCCAGCAAAGAGAACAAAGTCTGAAAACTTTAGTCACTCCCGGTGCGATACCCAGAGTTGATTACTTAGACGCACAAGAAAGACTCAATCGTGCAAATGCAGAAATTACCAGAGCTAGCGACGAAATTACGAATGCCCAAAATAGAGTTATAGAAGCGCAAGATAAAGTTAAATCTTTAGAAAAAGATATTGATGCTCAAGCCCAAGAAATCCGTCAAGCCGAACAAGCTTATCAAGGAGCAAGGACTCAAGCAGAAAAATTGGCTTCAGAACGCCAGAGTGAAATCTTAACTCAGATTAATAAGCGTCAGGAAGAATTGACCACCGTTCAAGGTCAGCTCGAGCAGGCGAAGAAGCAAAAAGATATGGAAACCATTAAAGCTCCAGTTTCCGGTACTGTTTACAGAGTCAAAGCAACTAAAGGACCCGTACAAGCGGGTGAAGAATTGCTGTCAATTTTACCTGAAGGAGAAGAACTCCTTTTGGAGGTCAAAGTGCTCAATCGCGATATTGGTTTTATTCGTGAGGGAATGAAAGCAAAAGTTAAGATGGCAACTTTTCCTTTTCAAGAATTTGGCACAATTGACGGTGAAGTTGTACAAGTCAGTCCCAATGCCATTGTTGATAAGGAACTGGGCTTAGTTTTTCCCACAAGAATTAAGTTGAGCAAGCACGTGGTTTTGGTAAGGGGTCAAGAGGTTGCATTTACTCCGGGGATGACGGCTTCTGGCGAAATTGTGACTCGTAAGAAGTCGGTTTTGACTTTTATTATGGAGCCAATTACTCGTAGATTTAGCGAGGCTTTTTCTGTTAGATAA
- a CDS encoding SDR family oxidoreductase, producing the protein MFLITGATGGIGRRVVRLLREQENQVRAFVRLSSRYGELEHRGANLFIGDLRQQQDIQKACQGVRYIISAHGSDGDALSLDYRANIELIDQAKANGVEHFVFVSVLGAERGYEDAPVFKAKRAVEKYLETSGLNYTILRPAGLASDLLPSAERFRETGLYLLVGDPKNRTSIVSTDDLARIVVDSVTLEAARNQIFAVGGPSILLREDIPKIFSRVFNKEPVVINPPLFLVDVVRGGFGLFNPQVQKSLGTFRTLLANEFFCKHEEIAKVEAVFNFQLETLENFLRRYLAV; encoded by the coding sequence ATGTTTCTAATTACTGGAGCCACTGGAGGAATAGGTCGCAGAGTAGTGCGACTTTTGCGGGAACAGGAAAATCAGGTACGGGCGTTTGTTCGCCTTAGTTCACGTTACGGTGAGTTAGAACACAGAGGAGCCAATCTTTTTATTGGGGATTTGCGCCAACAGCAAGATATCCAAAAAGCTTGTCAGGGTGTTCGGTATATTATTAGCGCTCACGGTTCTGATGGTGATGCCCTATCCTTAGACTACCGCGCTAACATTGAACTGATCGACCAGGCAAAAGCGAATGGAGTGGAACACTTTGTGTTCGTTTCCGTGTTGGGTGCGGAGCGGGGTTACGAAGATGCTCCCGTGTTTAAAGCGAAACGAGCGGTAGAAAAATACCTGGAAACTAGTGGTTTAAACTACACTATTTTACGTCCAGCTGGATTAGCATCGGATTTGTTGCCATCGGCAGAACGGTTTCGAGAAACGGGGTTATACTTACTCGTGGGTGACCCTAAAAATCGTACCTCTATTGTCAGTACAGATGATTTGGCTAGGATCGTGGTGGATTCTGTAACATTGGAAGCTGCTCGCAATCAAATTTTTGCTGTTGGAGGTCCATCTATTTTACTGCGAGAGGATATTCCCAAAATTTTTAGTCGCGTCTTTAATAAAGAACCAGTGGTTATCAATCCACCACTGTTTTTAGTGGATGTGGTACGTGGGGGCTTTGGCTTATTTAATCCCCAAGTACAAAAGAGTTTGGGTACTTTCCGCACGTTACTAGCAAATGAATTTTTCTGTAAGCATGAGGAGATTGCTAAAGTAGAAGCCGTTTTCAATTTTCAATTGGAAACATTAGAAAATTTCCTCCGCCGATATTTGGCGGTTTAA
- the xth gene encoding exodeoxyribonuclease III, with product MKVATWNVNSIRTRIGHIIDWLSQNRVDVLCMQETKVVDTEFPRAMFEELGYHIYVSGQKSYNGVAIASSQPLKDVSSSFYDVLTNLEPEWDTQKRIITGSVDNIRIINLYVPNGSSIGSEKYDYKLRWLTVLREYLKSLLVSSPSICMCGDFNIALEDRDIHDSAIAPNHIMASVPEREALREVLSLGFSDVFRKFTSESGHYSWWDYRAAAFRRNLGWRIDHHYLTPDLYERAKSCSIDVTPRKLTQPSDHAPVVVEF from the coding sequence ATGAAAGTTGCTACTTGGAATGTCAACTCGATTCGCACTCGTATAGGGCATATTATCGATTGGTTAAGCCAAAATCGGGTTGATGTCCTTTGCATGCAAGAGACTAAAGTTGTTGATACTGAATTTCCGCGTGCAATGTTTGAGGAATTAGGCTATCACATTTACGTATCGGGACAAAAATCATATAACGGTGTTGCGATCGCGAGTTCTCAACCACTCAAGGATGTCAGCAGTAGTTTTTATGATGTTTTGACAAATTTAGAACCAGAATGGGACACGCAAAAACGGATAATTACAGGGAGTGTAGATAATATAAGAATTATTAATCTTTATGTACCAAATGGATCTTCTATTGGAAGTGAAAAGTACGATTACAAACTGCGTTGGTTAACAGTGCTGCGCGAGTATTTAAAATCTCTTCTGGTGTCCTCACCCAGTATTTGTATGTGTGGGGACTTTAACATCGCTTTAGAAGATAGGGATATTCATGATAGTGCGATCGCCCCAAACCACATTATGGCTTCCGTTCCAGAACGAGAAGCCCTACGAGAAGTTTTATCACTGGGGTTCAGTGATGTTTTTCGTAAATTTACATCTGAAAGCGGGCATTATAGTTGGTGGGATTATCGCGCTGCTGCTTTTCGGCGTAACTTGGGTTGGCGAATCGACCATCACTATCTCACACCAGACCTGTATGAGCGTGCTAAAAGCTGCTCTATTGATGTCACGCCCAGAAAATTAACTCAACCGAGCGATCACGCTCCAGTGGTTGTGGAATTTTAG
- a CDS encoding glycosyltransferase family 4 protein has product MKIAQVAPLWERVPPPTYGGIELVVSRLTDELVKRGHDVTLFASGDSQTLAKLEAVYPRALRLDPNVKEYAVYEMLELSQVYQLASEFDIIHSHVGISALPLASLVSTPTVHTLHGRFTRDNQHVYSHHQKQPYVSISNAQRQIALNYAGTVYNGINPDDYPFVAKHEEPPYLAFLGRFSPEKGPQHAIAIAKQTGWRLKMAGKVDIVDSQFFEQEIAPQIDGQQIQYLGEINHAEKAELLGNAAITLFPITWQEPFGLVMIESMATGTPVIAINMGSVSEVVANGVSGFVCQSYEDMATMIPSALELNRQTCREYIESKFSVIQMVDGYEAVYSRIIKDRIKTNGRIHSAKIQF; this is encoded by the coding sequence ATGAAAATCGCTCAAGTAGCCCCTTTGTGGGAACGAGTTCCACCTCCAACATACGGAGGGATTGAACTAGTTGTGAGTCGTTTGACTGATGAACTCGTAAAACGGGGTCATGATGTCACATTGTTTGCATCTGGAGATTCGCAAACGCTGGCTAAGTTAGAAGCAGTTTACCCTCGTGCATTGCGCTTAGACCCCAATGTCAAAGAGTATGCGGTGTACGAGATGCTAGAACTCAGCCAAGTCTACCAACTAGCTTCGGAATTCGACATCATTCACTCCCACGTAGGAATATCGGCATTACCTTTAGCGAGTTTAGTGTCTACTCCCACAGTACATACCCTACACGGTAGGTTTACACGGGACAATCAACACGTCTATTCCCATCACCAGAAGCAACCTTACGTCAGCATTAGTAACGCACAACGTCAAATAGCTCTGAACTATGCAGGTACGGTTTATAACGGGATTAATCCAGATGATTATCCTTTTGTAGCCAAACATGAAGAACCACCTTATCTTGCATTCTTGGGACGCTTTTCGCCAGAAAAGGGACCACAACACGCGATCGCCATTGCCAAACAAACAGGCTGGCGTTTGAAGATGGCAGGAAAAGTAGATATAGTAGACTCTCAGTTTTTTGAACAAGAAATTGCCCCCCAAATAGATGGTCAGCAAATTCAGTATTTAGGTGAAATTAACCATGCTGAGAAAGCCGAACTTCTGGGTAATGCTGCTATTACTCTCTTCCCCATTACCTGGCAAGAACCTTTTGGTCTGGTCATGATTGAATCAATGGCAACTGGTACACCAGTTATTGCCATCAATATGGGTTCTGTATCAGAAGTTGTTGCTAACGGTGTGTCAGGTTTTGTGTGCCAAAGCTACGAAGACATGGCAACAATGATTCCCTCTGCATTGGAATTGAATCGTCAAACTTGCCGAGAATATATAGAAAGCAAGTTTAGCGTTATTCAAATGGTTGATGGATATGAAGCGGTCTATAGCAGAATTATCAAGGATCGCATCAAGACCAATGGTCGAATTCATTCCGCCAAAATCCAGTTTTAA
- a CDS encoding zinc-dependent alcohol dehydrogenase, producing MLAALLYGKEDLRLEEVPEPTPDKGEVVLQVGISTTCGTDLKVWRRGGHARMLKPPTLFGHEVAGRIVAVGEGVTDWQVGDRAVANNSAPCMKCFFCDRQEYSLCPNLTWNNGTFAQYLKIPAPIVQHNMLPVPDDLPYELAAMTEPLACVLHGVARSNVKPGGRVVVLGDGAIGLMFVAKLALDLQAEVLLFGGNDQRLAIGKKLGAAATLNYRQLPDIPASVKDLTQGMGADVAIEATGVPSVWETAIACTRPGGTVNLFGGCPRDTSITVNTEQLHYSELTLKGVFHNTPIFVREALSLIASRKIPFELLISTRRPLTDLEQVFYDMKERKVIKVAMVPNS from the coding sequence GTGTTAGCAGCTTTACTTTACGGTAAAGAAGATTTGCGTTTGGAAGAAGTCCCCGAGCCAACACCTGACAAAGGTGAAGTCGTTCTTCAGGTGGGAATATCAACAACTTGTGGGACAGATTTGAAAGTATGGCGGCGTGGCGGTCACGCCAGAATGCTAAAACCGCCCACTCTATTTGGTCACGAAGTGGCTGGACGGATTGTAGCTGTCGGAGAAGGTGTTACAGATTGGCAAGTAGGCGATCGCGCAGTCGCAAATAATTCGGCTCCATGTATGAAGTGTTTTTTTTGCGATCGCCAAGAATACTCTTTATGCCCAAACTTAACCTGGAATAACGGAACATTTGCCCAATATTTAAAAATTCCCGCACCGATCGTGCAGCATAACATGTTGCCCGTTCCCGATGACTTACCCTATGAATTAGCAGCCATGACAGAACCTTTGGCTTGTGTGCTGCACGGAGTCGCCCGTTCCAACGTCAAACCGGGCGGTCGCGTTGTCGTATTAGGGGATGGAGCGATTGGGCTGATGTTCGTGGCAAAGTTGGCTCTCGATTTACAAGCAGAAGTACTGCTTTTTGGAGGAAATGACCAAAGACTGGCTATTGGGAAAAAGCTGGGTGCAGCAGCAACGTTAAATTACCGTCAATTACCGGATATTCCTGCTAGTGTAAAAGATTTAACACAAGGAATGGGTGCAGATGTTGCGATCGAAGCAACAGGAGTCCCAAGTGTTTGGGAAACGGCAATTGCCTGTACTCGCCCTGGCGGTACCGTTAATCTTTTTGGTGGTTGTCCGCGAGACACCAGTATTACTGTAAATACAGAACAACTTCACTATAGCGAATTGACTTTAAAAGGAGTTTTTCACAACACCCCCATCTTTGTGCGAGAAGCACTTTCACTTATTGCTAGCAGGAAAATACCCTTTGAGTTACTAATTAGCACTCGCCGACCTTTGACAGATTTAGAGCAGGTATTCTACGACATGAAGGAACGTAAGGTTATTAAAGTCGCAATGGTTCCCAACTCTTAA
- a CDS encoding CVNH domain-containing protein: protein MKPNVFSVIALLATSTLVGINSPANATPSSYQKTCNNILVSGNVLSANCRRINGTFKQTSIVLRGIENINGTFKVTNPEQVSNYQLTCEQIGIRGNVLTASCKKRNGTLKQTSTVLQGIENIDGVLKYTSNP, encoded by the coding sequence ATGAAGCCAAATGTATTTAGTGTAATTGCTCTTTTAGCAACATCTACTTTAGTTGGGATTAATAGCCCTGCTAATGCTACACCTAGCAGTTATCAGAAAACCTGTAACAATATCTTAGTTTCTGGCAACGTTCTCTCAGCTAATTGTCGCCGAATCAATGGAACATTTAAGCAGACTTCAATCGTCTTGCGGGGAATTGAGAATATTAACGGCACTTTCAAAGTAACTAACCCAGAGCAAGTTAGCAATTATCAGTTAACTTGCGAGCAGATTGGCATCAGAGGAAATGTCTTAACAGCTTCTTGTAAAAAAAGAAATGGTACACTCAAGCAGACTTCAACAGTCTTACAGGGAATTGAAAATATTGATGGAGTTCTGAAGTACACCAGCAATCCTTAA
- a CDS encoding fructosamine kinase family protein: MWSEIDAHISQATGEQFKSLQQRSVSGGCINQGYAVSDSKRTYFVKLNQALKLDMFQAESLGLQQMYQTATIRVPKPICSGVTGNDSYLVLEWLEMNSGNTKSWEEMGRKLAAMHKTTNTQGFGWDMNNTIGSTPQINTWTADWIEFYTQHRLAYQFQLARRRHGHFPQEKELLEAIPKLLANYKPQPSLVHGDLWGGNAGCTVSGEPVIFDPATYYGDREVDIAMTELFGGFPAAFYRGYNEVWSLDKGYEQRKVLYNLYHILNHFNLFGGSYSSQANQMIAQLLKLINI; this comes from the coding sequence ATGTGGTCTGAAATAGACGCTCACATCAGTCAAGCGACAGGCGAACAATTTAAGTCTTTACAGCAACGCTCAGTTAGTGGCGGATGCATCAACCAAGGTTATGCAGTCTCTGATAGTAAGCGTACTTACTTTGTTAAGCTCAACCAGGCGTTAAAACTTGATATGTTTCAGGCGGAGTCGCTGGGCTTACAGCAAATGTATCAAACAGCAACAATCCGCGTTCCCAAACCAATATGCTCTGGGGTCACTGGGAATGACAGCTATTTGGTGTTGGAATGGTTGGAAATGAATTCGGGAAACACTAAATCTTGGGAAGAGATGGGACGGAAACTCGCAGCAATGCATAAAACCACAAACACCCAAGGTTTTGGTTGGGACATGAACAATACTATTGGTTCTACTCCTCAAATCAATACTTGGACAGCAGATTGGATTGAATTTTATACTCAGCATCGCTTGGCTTATCAATTCCAGTTGGCTCGACGGCGACACGGTCATTTTCCTCAAGAAAAAGAGTTGCTTGAGGCGATTCCTAAGTTATTGGCAAATTACAAACCCCAACCTTCCCTCGTACATGGGGATTTGTGGGGAGGAAATGCGGGGTGTACTGTATCGGGAGAACCAGTCATTTTCGATCCAGCAACCTATTATGGCGATCGCGAAGTTGATATTGCCATGACGGAACTTTTTGGTGGTTTCCCGGCTGCTTTCTATCGAGGATATAACGAAGTTTGGTCTTTAGATAAAGGGTACGAGCAGCGAAAAGTTTTATATAATTTGTATCACATTCTCAATCATTTTAATTTATTTGGTGGAAGTTACTCGTCGCAAGCCAACCAGATGATAGCTCAACTTTTGAAATTGATAAATATTTGA